In the genome of Amia ocellicauda isolate fAmiCal2 chromosome 3, fAmiCal2.hap1, whole genome shotgun sequence, one region contains:
- the sertm1 gene encoding serine-rich and transmembrane domain-containing protein 1 has product MSGMEFSAADFNSSRPENGTFLKIIPTSISTAVDSSSERLENVYVYVSIFLSLLAFLLMLLVIALHRLKNIISSSSSYPECPSEGGSSFTNLEICSLSSQRSTVSSLSS; this is encoded by the coding sequence ATGTCTGGCATGGAGTTCTCGGCAGCAGACTTCAACAGTTCCAGGCCTGAAAATGGGACATTCCTGAAAATCATCCCCACCTCCATATCAACAGCTGTGGATTCCTCATCCGAACGTCTGGAGAATGTCTATGTGTACGTGTCCATCTTTTTGAGCCTGTTGGCCTTCCTCCTCATGCTGCTGGTCATTGCACTTCACAGACTCAAGAACATAATTTCCTCCAGCTCCTCTTACCCAGAATGCCCCAGCGAGGGAGGAAGCTCGTTCACCAATTTGGAGATCTGCAGTTTGTCATCGCAGAGATCCACTGTGTCCTCTCTTTCCTCCTGA